From a region of the Pecten maximus chromosome 18, xPecMax1.1, whole genome shotgun sequence genome:
- the LOC117316134 gene encoding uncharacterized protein LOC117316134 isoform X1, which yields MEMTPLSLVTVTMVIMCTCCGTATGLSATEAAKFTVSGSYSATVTVSSGSTSYTISSSGMPDHAWQSVNPNTPTVQNHVVTVPKTPTVASTKGCLPMGQIAITRTGVSLYNPLAQGYVNAVEGSGAETFDSCDGHPTNRGDYHYHKLPSSCLWQNEVDYLVGVAMDGYPIYGPNTTGHSAWLTTADLDDCHGMTVGGEYRYVATTDFPYLMGCYHGVVQDSSFDTTYGCTSSTNYAQWNGYLCSCHELTSSRAHISRTSFVRMVTFVSFVAMTTAHTFF from the exons ATGACGCCTTTGTCGCTGGTAACCGTCACCATGGTGAttatgtgtacatgttgtggtaCCGCCACTGGACTCTCGGCTACAGAGGCTGCCAAATTCACCGTCAGCGGTTCTTACTCCGCCACAGTAACAGTCTCCTCAGGCAGCACCTC GTACACCATATCATCCTCCGGGATGCCTGACCATGCCTGGCAGTCTGTCAACCCCAACACACCCACTGTCCAGAACCACGTCGTAACAGTACCAAAAACCCCAACTGTTGCCTCCACAAAGGGTTGTCTCCCCATGGGACAGATTGCAATCACCAGAACAGGGGTGTCGCTGTACAATCCTTTGGCGCAAGGCTATGTCAACGCTGTGGAAGGTTCAGGCGCCGAGACTTTCGACAGTTGTGATGGCCATCCAACCAACAGGGGAGATTACCATTACCACAAACTGCCGTCCTCATGTCTGTGGCAAAACGAGGTGGATTACTTAGTAGGGGTAGCCATGGATGGTTACCCTATATACGGCCCCAACACAACCGGGCA TTCGGCCTGGCTGACTACCGCTGACCTCGATGATTGTCACGGTATGACTGTTGGGGGAGAATACCGGTACGTGGCCACTACAGACTTTCCCTACCTTATGGGATGTTACCATGGCGTTGTACAAGACTCTTCTTTCGACACAACTTACGGCTGCACTAGTTCCACAA ATTACGCCCAGTGGAATGGCTACCTGTGTAGCTGTCACGAATTAACATCATCAAGGGCCCACATCTCAAGGACGTCCTTCGTCAGGATGGTTACATTTGTTAGCTTCGTTGCCATGACGACAGCTCACACATTTTTCTGA
- the LOC117316134 gene encoding uncharacterized protein LOC117316134 isoform X3 — translation MEMTPLSLVTVTMVIMCTCCGTATGLSATEAAKFTVSGSYSATVTVSSGSTSYTISSSGMPDHAWQSVNPNTPTVQNHVVTVPKTPTVASTKGCLPMGQIAITRTGVSLYNPLAQGYVNAVEGSGAETFDSCDGHPTNRGDYHYHKLPSSCLWQNEVDYLVGVAMDGYPIYGPNTTGHSAWLTTSELYIKKNTLFPVPPGSLPLNYRPYLQFRIGVFPRIVQTLFTVRPG, via the exons ATGACGCCTTTGTCGCTGGTAACCGTCACCATGGTGAttatgtgtacatgttgtggtaCCGCCACTGGACTCTCGGCTACAGAGGCTGCCAAATTCACCGTCAGCGGTTCTTACTCCGCCACAGTAACAGTCTCCTCAGGCAGCACCTC GTACACCATATCATCCTCCGGGATGCCTGACCATGCCTGGCAGTCTGTCAACCCCAACACACCCACTGTCCAGAACCACGTCGTAACAGTACCAAAAACCCCAACTGTTGCCTCCACAAAGGGTTGTCTCCCCATGGGACAGATTGCAATCACCAGAACAGGGGTGTCGCTGTACAATCCTTTGGCGCAAGGCTATGTCAACGCTGTGGAAGGTTCAGGCGCCGAGACTTTCGACAGTTGTGATGGCCATCCAACCAACAGGGGAGATTACCATTACCACAAACTGCCGTCCTCATGTCTGTGGCAAAACGAGGTGGATTACTTAGTAGGGGTAGCCATGGATGGTTACCCTATATACGGCCCCAACACAACCGGGCA TTCGGCCTGGCTGACTACCtcagaattatatataaaaaaaaacactttatttCCAGTTCCGCCTGGATCACTACCTCTGAATTATAGACCTTACTTACAGTTCCGAATAGGTGTATTCCCGAGAATTGTACAAACCTTATTTACAGTTCGGCCTGGCTGA
- the LOC117316134 gene encoding uncharacterized protein LOC117316134 isoform X2, protein MEMTPLSLVTVTMVIMCTCCGTATGLSATEAAKFTVSGSYSATVTVSSGSTSYTISSSGMPDHAWQSVNPNTPTVQNHVVTVPKTPTVASTKGCLPMGQIAITRTGVSLYNPLAQGYVNAVEGSGAETFDSCDGHPTNRGDYHYHKLPSSCLWQNEVDYLVGVAMDGYPIYGPNTTGHSAWLTTADLDDCHGMTVGGEYRYVATTDFPYLMGCYHGVVQDSSFDTTYGCTSSTNYAQWNGYLCSCHELTSSRAHISRTSFVRMVTFVSFVAMTTAHTFF, encoded by the exons ATGACGCCTTTGTCGCTGGTAACCGTCACCATGGTGAttatgtgtacatgttgtggtaCCGCCACTGGACTCTCGGCTACAGAGGCTGCCAAATTCACCGTCAGCGGTTCTTACTCCGCCACAGTAACAGTCTCCTCAGGCAGCACCTC GTACACCATATCATCCTCCGGGATGCCTGACCATGCCTGGCAGTCTGTCAACCCCAACACACCCACTGTCCAGAACCACGTCGTAACAGTACCAAAAACCCCAACTGTTGCCTCCACAAAGGGTTGTCTCCCCATGGGACAGATTGCAATCACCAGAACAGGGGTGTCGCTGTACAATCCTTTGGCGCAAGGCTATGTCAACGCTGTGGAAGGTTCAGGCGCCGAGACTTTCGACAGTTGTGATGGCCATCCAACCAACAGGGGAGATTACCATTACCACAAACTGCCGTCCTCATGTCTGTGGCAAAACGAGGTGGATTACTTAGTAGGGGTAGCCATGGATGGTTACCCTATATACGGCCCCAACACAACCGGGCA TTCGGCCTGGCTGACTACCGCTGACCTCGATGATTGTCACGGTATGACTGTTGGGGGAGAATACCGGTACGTGGCCACTACAGACTTTCCCTACCTTATGGGATGTTACCATGGCGTTGTACAAGACTCTTCTTTCGACACAACTTACGGCTGCACTAGTTCCACAA ATTACGCCCAGTGGAATGGCTACCTGTGTAGCTGTCACGAATTAAC ATCATCAAGGGCCCACATCTCAAGGACGTCCTTCGTCAGGATGGTTACATTTGTTAGCTTCGTTGCCATGACAACAGCTCACACATTTTTCTGA